TCTATAAATCCGTGGATGTAactgttgagaattgttgaagttccacattgactaattaagggaaAGATCGTGTGTATATGAGTAAGAGACGCTATTTCCATTAGTACGAGGCCTTTTTTCCGGTTGATTCAGCTAATCTCAGACAATTGGAAGCTTTCAAAGTAATATTTAATCTCACGTTGAGCACTAATCTCTCAAAATCATCTCGAGACGATCCTTGACCACACTCCattgatccaaatttctaaaataactCAGCTCTATTTGGTAACAAAGTCGAGCTCGAATGTGGGCTGGTAAGTGTCCTTTTACCTAACCATTGTCGGGCGGTCGCCGGCGTTTCACTAGTGAGTGTCTATTATTTTCATGAAGCGTTATAATGGGTGAGACTTGGTTCCATTAACTGAGTGTCAATCTTCATCAGTTGAGGTAAGATATTCTAGGATTTTCGTTTATGCAACACTGGATAATTAATACACCTTAGATCATGGGCTAATCGTTCACTTGGCTATAGATAGAAATGACATGATTATATTGTTTAGATTTGGGTCTTATAACACACGTTATATGTTTTTGGTCGTGTGTTCATGCATATTTAACCAAGTTAGGAGATTACTTACGGAATAACAATGACACGTCGTTTGCTACGTTAGCAAACAAACCATAGGGTATTTCAGCATTTGCTCAAATACATGTTTTCATTTAACATACGGTTTGCACTCTTTACTTAGGAGCGTTAGGCGAATCATGTGGCTTGATTTCCTTCTCTATCTTCTGACTTCTTCCATTGTTGTCCAAATAGTCTCTTTTTTTACTATGATTCTTTTGAAAGCTCAAtttagttatattttaatctctaCGACATAAACAACTATATAATAAGAGGCAGAAATAGGAatggagaatgaaataaaagacAGGAATAGGCACCGGGACATCTCTACGTGAATGCATcgttaaaagaagaaatcaaaatatgCCCATTCTCCAAGAGAATATGCACAATTCTATGTCAAAACTTGGGCACTTTTGAACTTTCCTagaacattaaaattaaaaatttagactTTGTGCACTTTCACTCCTTTTTTTGACTAAATAGTAAAACACAGCCACccatttgtttccttttcattGGTTCTCATAAAGCTGAAAGCAACTCAAAACAAGAATAGGAGACCCCAAGGTCAAAGATGATCCATCGAGAactttgttgaggattattgggagtgagtcctacattggttaatttagtggaagatcatgagtttataagtgagaaatactatcttcattggtacgaggccttttgggaaagcccaaagcaaagccacgggagcttatgctcaaagtggacgatatcataccattgtggagagtgattcctaacatggtatcagagtcatgccctaaacttaatcatgtcaatagaatcctcaagtatcgaacaaagaattgtgagcctcgaaggtgtagtcaaaagtgactaaagtgtcgaacaaaaggtgtataagtgagaaatactataCTCATTAGTATGAgcccttttggggaagtccaaatcaaagtcatgagagcttaagtgagaaatactatcttcattagTATGAgcccttttggggaagtccaaatcaaagtcatgagagcttatactcaaagtggacaatatcataccatgtggagagtcgtgattcctaacaaactTCACAATAAATTCAGAAATAAGTAGCCTGATATCTACAGAGGCCTCTCACATCATCTCCTTTAATTCAAACCCACAATTTTCTATGAACAGCTATTCAATCTCAATCAGTAcaaagattaaaagaaaaagcccTTCAAGGctatggaagaaaaaggaagttGGAGGAAGATGTTAATACCTAAAATTTGGCTGATTTGATTGAGAGTGAGCGATTTCAGTTAAAGCTTGAAGAGCGGCTGCTGCATCTGCCCTGCAAGTAGTCCTCTATGGAGATGGTTTGAATTCCACTGCCAAGAGAAAGTGAGTCATCTTCCAAGCCAAGCAAGGCTAGGTTAAGGTGTGATTGAATGTTAGTAGGTAGAGGTTCGCCATCACTCGCGTCGAATTCGTCGTATTCATCGATTTGTTGTCTTGCCCATGTTGTTATTTCCTCATCCCCTTGGAGAAGTTTCAACACCTgcaagttttgaaaaaaaacaacaaatgaaTGGGTCAAAAGGGAAAACGACCATTGATGACACAGACAAGCATTGACACAAGTGGAAGAGGCTGATAGCGTCGTGCATTTCGTAGTCAACTTACCAGGCTGATTTGAGGACGGAGTCTCGGTGCTCATCTAATACAAAGAGTAGCAGCCAAAATCATTCGACCTATTTGATCGTCATTGTAGTCGCTGCCTAGGCTTGGATCTAGTAATTCTGAAACTTtgatttccttcaaaattggTTTTGCCTGTATTGCATATGCACATcagtgttaggaatcacgactcagTCATTTTTTACATCTttgagactcacaacttctttgttcgacatttaaggattctattgatataGCTAAGataagggcatggctctgataccatgttaggaatccgactctctacaattatatgatattgtccactttgagcataagctctcgtggctttgctttgggcttccccaaaaggcctcataccaatggagatgtattctatACTTAAGCTCATAattatttcctaaattagccaatgtgggactccctcccaacaatcctcaacatcaTACACATTGTTCTGACCTTCATTGTAATGGATGGTAATAGGAAAAAACTCGACACTTACCCACATGACAAGGCTCTCCTGCCCCTTGGGACAATTGTTGGTGATTGGTTTTCTACCTGAAAGTAGTTCAAGGAGTACCACACCGAATGCGTAAACGTCGATTTTGTCACTCACTTTGCCGTGCATGAAATACTCAGGAGCCAAGTAACTGCCATAAAGGAATGAAGCATGCTCAAAACAATACATTATCAAATATCGCGTTGAAGAACACCAAAATCTTCATAAAAATAACGAAAAACATGAACTGCGTGACATCAAAACAGCGGAGAAGAAACTGCATACCCAAACGTTCCAGCTACGTCAGTACAAGTGATTTGAAAGCACGAGGATGCCCAACTAGCAAGCCCAAAATCGGAAAGCTGAACGGGTCGTAAAACATAACCATCAGTAATCAATCAGATAGTGGAACCCTTTGAAAGATACAGAATATGAGAAAGGAACATGTCATGAAACCTGAGGTTCGAAATTCTCAGAAAGCAGAATGTTAGAGGATTTCACATCCCTGTGAATCACAGGTTCCTCCCTGCAATTATGTAAATAATCTAGTGCCTCAGCAACACCAACAGCAACCTTAAACCTCTCTTGCCAACCAAATGAATTCACATCCTTCTTACAACCTTAAATAAAACAACCAATTGATAGTAAGAACATAgttaacaaaaatcaaatcagTGTTCTTCAAAAGTAGTATAGATCTTTACCGTGAAGATTCTCTTCCAAACTTCCTCTTGAAAGAAAACCATAGACCAACAGTAAATTATTGTCCTCCAAACAAAAACCCATTAAAGATATAACATTCTTATGAGTTGAAGTCGCAATGATCCCAACTTCCTGAACAAATTCCTTAAGAACATTCTCAGATGGCTTCAGAACTTTAACAGCAATTTCCTTGCCATCAGGAAGAAGCCCTCGGTAAACATAGCTACTACCTCCTTTACCAACCATATTCTCTAAAAGACACACACATAAATACTTGTTAGAGAATCATCCAGTCCAAAATAACGAGGAAATTTAGACAAGATAGATACAAACCAGGCATAAAATTAGACGTTGCTGACAAAAGTTCCTCATAAGTAAACAATCTGCAGATGGATGAGTACTTATCCTTCAAATCCAATACCTCTTTAGGAAGGCTTCCGAAAATGTAGCCGGACCCATATGGCACAATTGCACCACACTCCCTATCAATGGTGGAACCCTGATCCTGATAAGAACTGTTCTGCTTCTGATCTGGATAAACCAAGGCTGaggacgacgacgacgactgGATGTTTGGAACGTGCAATACGCCTTGGAACATAGAAAACTTCTTTGAAGATTTCTCTACATGCTGCTTGGACAAAAATCTACGTCGTAGAAGCGGCCAACTCGATTTCCAATGTGATGATTCTGGGCTCACAATGGAATTCGACTTCAACGATCCCTGAGGCTTATGAAATGGTACTAAAGCTAGTGAATTCCCCACAGCATTGTCCTCAGGTAACTCATCAACCAAATCAGTCCCGGAATCATTCCGTTCAAGCGAAGATGGAGTGCCCTCAACGGAGTCCCTCTCCGTTTTATCATTACAACCAGAGTCAGATTTCTGTAAACAAATATGAGTGTCGATAAAGTTTGTAGCCAACCCAACAGCTTTTGCTTCATTAGCTACATCTACAATGGCAGCACAATTCTTGTCCCTATCCTTGTCTGCTAAATTaggcaaaagaaaaagggggaaatCATGATCTAAGCACTAAACAAGAACTCACAACctaaaagcaaaaaagaaaagtgaaataATTGCAACCTCGAGACTGGCATTTAGTTGAGAAAGTCGCTAATCTCTGGAAAATGACTTTGCCACCATTAACTGCTAAAACACTGAATCTGCTCGGCAATTTTCTAGCGCAGTACTTAGCAACCGAGGCCGACGAACGGATTCTATGGTGAGATTTGGAAGTACCGAGAATTAGAGAAGCCTCACCGTACGAATCCACTTCCCGTCTAATGATTTTCCGGACCGGCGATCCTCGGCAGACTTTGAGCTTCAAATCAATCTACACAAGCAACAATTCCACGCTCAAATCTTCagcaaaaaaggaaataaagaaCTCTCGATTCACAAACATTCTAACCTGCTTCAGGTTGCAGAATCCTTCATAAGCGGACAACATAGAGTCAAACGACTTCACAAGAGAGAGCAAAGTCAACTTCCCCTCATCAACTACAACAGAAACCCAAAGAAAACTCCACACTCAGTACTACAAAGCAAAATCAAACCACGGAATGAAGCGAGAGAAACAAGGTCGCAAACACAAAACAATTACCAGCGGCAGAATCAAGAACATGAAGAGCAATGACACAATCGCCAGGCTGAGCAACCTTAACAAGCGCCCAAGTGAGCAATTCCCGACTCTGTAGTTCCATTCTGACCCCGACGACGACCACAGAGCCGCCATGGCCAGCGGCAGGGTCAGGTAGCAGCATCGTAGGCGCCGCCGTAGTGGAGAAGAGGAAATGGAGGGTTTCAAAGCGAGGGAAAAAGTTTAGGCGCGAGAGAAGCCATTAGAGCACGATAAAAGCTTAAGCATATGCAgtggaaaaaggaaagaagcgAATCATGGGGAAGATAAATCGAGGTTAGTGGTAACTGTATGCCAAGGCTTTGTTCCTCTGcttctcatatatatatatatatatatttatatatttatatatatatatatcccatTTCCCTCTCAACCGTCCGAttcacttattttattttatttatttatttatttatttatttatgctaaattataaaatattgtgaatatttgatatgagatctcatatccagagaggagaactaaacatttttttttataagggtgtagaaatctctactatcagacccattttaaaaatgttgaacGGAAGTTCGagagggaaagtctaaagagaacaatatctgctagcggtgggcttagctGTTGGGTTGTGAAATCTATTCAAGATGCTCGGGTCACCAATTCAACCGAAccaaaatttcgagttggttcAAATGGTTTTCTCAATCCAACTAAAAAATGCTCGTTGaagttataatattataattttatctcTTATAAATATCTGGGAGCTATCTTTAGGGTAAGTTATCTcaattaaaagtttcaaaaggTTTAGGGATGTTCAAATGAATCGAGAATTTGATCGGACTATCTAACCCAAATCATAAAGGCTggattgggttagatttttttcggtttgggttgggttgggttgaatttttttttaaacctaaaatTCGGGTAAGTTCGTGGGGTTGACATATTTTTTGTCAGGAGGGTTACAACCCAAACCTACCATATCGTACtcttaagattattatgaaaattaaaaatattcgacgtttataatcaatgttaGTATTGCAGTGTGACGAGTAACTGTTTAATATTCGAACATTGTGGATAAGCAggtttttataaaaattatttaaaaaaaaaaaacccgacaACCCATTTCatcttgaaaaaaatagagggttggagtgtgaactctattcagaTTGCATCATCAATTCAACCGACTCGAGATTTTTGTCCTTAGAAAATttcgaaataaaaataatttaataattttattattgcaAATTAAGCtaactatttttgttttaagaaatacCATAACAATAAAGATTTGCATTAACAATACTCCTAAATAAgtgaattatttataaaatattaattatcataaatcttattagttattattccttattaattatatctttccaaatatttttttttttttttggaaaatcataattaattattatgcacttataaaaataaaataaatttttataaatatggactgtttttttttaattatttttaatttataattgaattattcGTTTTACGTGTACCcatgtttaataatttaactagATTGTaccttaattaataaataaataaataatttatgttaaatttattatatatatatgttttaatatttaattattttatgcatcAATATGAtttaccaaaataaaatattagtattTATTCATGAATTTACAAAAGACATGTGGTCTTATAAATCATAATTCATCATTTAATACAaaccaaataataaaataaaaataaaaatgcttttctttttttataaattaagaagtctaaaaattaaaaataaattaaaaaacgaCACGAGTTCTTTAATACGTCATCTGATATGATTTCTGCAATGTTAATATCTGGTtagtatatactttttaatattttagtaaaaattttaaaatataatagatatactcttgtaatagctcaagcttactgctagtagatattatcttgtttcagctttccctttcgagttttatctcaaagtttttaaaacgtgtctactgaTGAGAAGTTTTCAAATCGttatgaagaatgtttcgttcctctctccaaccgatgtggaatctcacaattcaccctcctttgagacccaacgtcctcgctagcactcgttcttctcttcaattgatgtgggatctcacaatattaaAACTAGGTCAACCATCTcacaatttgaaaatatatgtaGAGATAGATACTGAATCCCTTAGCAGATGAGAGGTAGAGGAAAAGGATCTAAGACGAACACGACTTCTTCTAACGCTAGAGACCACTGGAAAAAACTCGGGACTAGAGCATGTTGTAATGGTATGAAAAGAGAGGTCTTGAGTAGATTTTTTACCAGAAAACGGGAGAATTCTTACTATCATTGGCAGATCACCTGGGTCGTGATAAGGAaactctaatcctcagcccaacgattcaaccttttgttgaagcaagaacccttgaatcaaagtaattaacacctccttatacgaaatttggatcaaccaagagataaagctagaattagattatctcttatgatcgaagatctagaagaagcaagatttggaatcttgttctaaattgagtcacttcacaatcgaacttgatccatgtttgattgaatgactcggatgcaattctaccacaagaattgcttgaaacttataaatgacaaaattgatGCTTAGATTTCGAAGGAAAATGTCTCAATTcgagatctcaatttcattcatccacCAATCTAATTTTCAcctaacatattgtgggtatttatagtctcttgacaaaagacgtttgtggccGGGATTCaatcccgatcccctttaatctccacaaaagacaaagtcaattttgaccatttgaccattacaaaatgaaaacgaaaaaaacaaTGGAGTCTTCTCACAAACGTTTATATGTTTGAGTGGGGAAGGAGATTTGGGCTTCACGTTCAAACCTtgtttttgacattttaaagttttccaaCTTCAACCGTGCAAACATTCATTTCTATGGTTGAACCGAaccgatccaattttgtagatgaataGGTTCATTTGGAAcgaatcttcttggccttggatcgtgtaatagggttgaatcttcttggtcTTGGCATTGGATCGTATAATCAgtccatttggaacaccaTGATTCTTATCGGGTCGTGAGCGTGGTGAGAACAAACTTCTCCTCgtaaaagaaacaataaaataatgagaatGTCACAATATTAAATTGCACCAAAATGATGGAGGAGGGCCTTTTGTTCGCATGTAATTATGAACGTAACATTAGAACATGATTGCACATCTC
The Cucurbita pepo subsp. pepo cultivar mu-cu-16 chromosome LG16, ASM280686v2, whole genome shotgun sequence genome window above contains:
- the LOC111777115 gene encoding serine/threonine-protein kinase PBS1-like; translated protein: MLLPDPAAGHGGSVVVVGVRMELQSRELLTWALVKVAQPGDCVIALHVLDSAAVDEGKLTLLSLVKSFDSMLSAYEGFCNLKQIDLKLKVCRGSPVRKIIRREVDSYGEASLILGTSKSHHRIRSSASVAKYCARKLPSRFSVLAVNGGKVIFQRLATFSTKCQSRADKDRDKNCAAIVDVANEAKAVGLATNFIDTHICLQKSDSGCNDKTERDSVEGTPSSLERNDSGTDLVDELPEDNAVGNSLALVPFHKPQGSLKSNSIVSPESSHWKSSWPLLRRRFLSKQHVEKSSKKFSMFQGVLHVPNIQSSSSSSALVYPDQKQNSSYQDQGSTIDRECGAIVPYGSGYIFGSLPKEVLDLKDKYSSICRLFTYEELLSATSNFMPENMVGKGGSSYVYRGLLPDGKEIAVKVLKPSENVLKEFVQEVGIIATSTHKNVISLMGFCLEDNNLLLVYGFLSRGSLEENLHGCKKDVNSFGWQERFKVAVGVAEALDYLHNCREEPVIHRDVKSSNILLSENFEPQLSDFGLASWASSCFQITCTDVAGTFGYLAPEYFMHGKVSDKIDVYAFGVVLLELLSGRKPITNNCPKGQESLVMWAKPILKEIKVSELLDPSLGSDYNDDQIGRMILAATLCIR